The DNA window GCGATCGCGTACCGTACGCGAACACGTCACTTGCGCCAAccagttttctttctctctctctctctctcccaatccttattctctcttattcttttatcctcttctttttctttcctcataataatttatctctttctattttcagttcttctttgcttgaggacaagtaaacctttaagtttggtgttgacgctgtGCTTATGGGTTTTCTAGCGCAAAAGGGTGGCTAATCATCTTTACTGAGGaacacaacctgaagaataaagcgaccgctaggataactaaggtggttgagttcctttcatttttattcctcccctcttttttctatgttatgttccggctttctgctattttgctttatttgttgcatgatcttttattagttagaatcctaggactagtttagtttttttttaattgatttattgttgaaaagatgtttcatgtaccacttactgaacttgaatctaaaaagaaaagaaaaagaagtgatgtattgcatgagaaattgagttaattttaagaatagtctGATTTACTTAaaggtggtggtattttctgtgatttttgaatgcatgatatgaacagtacatatttgaatctgaatcaagggatgttaatatataaggaataggaatttagagaattattatgacttctctgaaataaacaaaaatttaatccttgaagcaaaagaaacagcaaaagaaaaaaatagataataattaataaataaaagcaaggtccaaggctctgagcatcaataactagggaggtcagacaagattaaaagctcaaagagttgttttcctagtcatatgcttgtggtgcgattgtgtcaagtaatccttgagacagaacacttagagtcgagaccaagtgcatttaatagagtatgccaaaggtTCTAAGCACCACTGtttgggagtaactgaaagaaaaatcaggacTCAAAGAGAGTctcccagttaagtgcttgtggtgtttctgtgtcaagtaatctttgagacaaaatatttaaagtcacgACTAGGCTCAAgatgcaaagcaccaaagaaaaataaattaaagtcaattttgctgtgttcaaggattaaactgaaatataaaagatcagagaataCATAATATTATCCGTATTCTAATTCCAGATGATAGTGACATCCTTCTGATTTAAaagagagtgagatgccaaacatATTCAGGATTtcagttataaaccccactataagacaAGAcacgagcttaatcgaactctcattctcatgcaaattcacatcataagcttatattagttttggttgcttgaggacaagcaacagtttaagtttagtgttgtgatgcgtgagcatcttgtatatcttttcctagtgaatttgcatggattttgttgagtttaatcaagaattaattatattttagccactatggatgctattttgagttttgtgcaatactgtttattttaggtagcattcggctagatttgatggagtttctgcagcacaaaaatcaaaggagatggctgcgaggagcAACGCAcacgcgtacctgacgcgtgcgcgtgaattgGAGGTATCCGTGacggacgcgtacgcgtgatttgaagatttgctcagcgacgcgtgcgcgtgacttgtgaaaaagaccatcgacacgtccgcgtgactgacgcatacgcgtgacatgcgccacgtgtagaaaacgcagaaaactctgaggggtgatttctgggccccattttagcacccaaattaggcgcagatccagtgaaaccaagtggtccccacgttacaagacgcggagtagttaattaattcgaatttaaattcaaattttatcttttaggaaaagatattattttttattttagataattagattttaaatctattaggattagttataaataggaatttagatgccATCACATGAACACAAACACACATtgttaccagaacccttattttttcCTCtatgaaccatgagcaactaattcttcattgttaaggttaggagctctgtctattttcatggattgattcgtttgatctttttaatttgattcatgtttagatttatatttcaataattgttttcgttctttattttgtgaatatgggtggaacggaagtatgacacatgttctaattgaattcttgtaaaacttgaaaaagctctttacttgaacaacagcttgaaaacatattatattgaatttctaattgtttgtatttaacgggatacgtgatatataatccccttatttttggataattaggattcttttggcatataaactataaattgatcatcaccctctaattggaattaattgaccaaggaattggcaattaatgaattttagaggagactaggaaggtctaaggaattagggtctagtcacatatagtttgccatgaaattaaatcttgcgtgattaaattaattagtaataaaaatcaatccggaaaagtagataactctaaaaccttaactgctttctcaatatgttattcccaatttatttatttgtctatcatttttatattttgagttcgaatttaaaccttttgaatatctcaaaacctttttttgcttgcctaactaagccaattaatcaatcattgttgtttgatccatcaatcctcgttggatcgacccttactcacgtaagatattatttggtacgacccggtgcacttaccggttaatttgtgggttgtaaaatatcGCACAAACTGTCCCTCTATTTAAGCAATtccttgttttgtttgttttatttttttgtttaatttatttcagtcaTAAAAACAAAACCAGGTTTCAGTTACTTGTTTTGCTATGTGTTTTATATATCTATCATTTGGATCCAACCCTAATTTTATTTGCGGGTTGAGAATATCCCAACTCTAACCCTACTCATTCTTAACCTACAGGTACCCGACTCTACTTGCGGGTTACAAAAaagatacaatattattatataacttaataataatttaaaatagaactgaattttatgtaaaaaatattaaattatcaattaataattttttttaatggttaAAGATCTTTTGCATTTAGTGAGAGGTCTTTGGTTCAATATCcacttaaaacatatttttatataaatatataatatatcatATATAGAATGTGGGTTGGTCAAGTAGGAGTTGAAACTCAATGCGCATTCTACCCTACCTGCCCGATTGAATTTGCAACCTTACCCGATTGAGTGAAATCTCTCGAATTAAATACCTGCGAGTAGAATACATATTGTCACCCTTAATTGCAATATATGTGGTTTGGTTTAACTGTTTATAATCATTATTAAGTTTTGCTTTGACCATTTTTGTAGTCGCATTTTATATGTcgtgtttttaactttttatataaaaaaacatgATTGTATGTGCTGTTTATTTCCTTTCTCACAATAAAATTAGCTTACGTAAgataacttttctttttttttttttttacttggtAAAATGATTCTTCTAAAATTTTCATGATGTATATGGattaagttaatatttttttataaaaaaaatttaaagagttagtagaatttattaattttgactaatatttttagttattagtttaaatttttttagtttaataatctAACAACAtactttaaatttatatttttaaatattattgattaattaccaattaaaaataataaatcttcCAAATCCTCTAATATTCCTCCTGataaattttatacttaaaaagTCGAAATGAATTAATATTCACTAGAATCGACTAAGACAAACAAGGTTTAAAGAATCTTAAATCATTGGAccacatataataaataaataaataaataagatcaaTAATCCTGAAATCTTAGCTATATACTTGTCATTTTACCTAGTTATACAAAATTCACTCATTGCATGGGTGATTATATACAATAGAAAAGTAGCAGTAACAATAATATATGAttgacaactttttttttttttgcatatatatgattgacatctttttttttgggtttataAACGAGGATATGATTGACAAATTAATTCTGTAGTTCTAGAGTAAAAGAAGGGGGTTGAAGCCCAACTATATGTTTTTTCTCCTTGCTTTCTTTAGCCCATATTTTGGGCCTGGTGCACTATCTATTACTTTCTTGGGTTTAGGAGACTAATAAAATTGGGCGGATGCTCAAATAGATTCTGCTGATCATAGCCCACTAGGTTTTGCGGTCGTGAATCGTATTTGAGTAAACCATGAAAATGCACGTGATGTTGGAGATTCACTGTGACAGGATTCTAAGATCCTTGGATATCAGAGTCATGCAGCAGAAAGTAACAGTGAAGAAACTAAAGTGAGCAGAGAGGAATCAGAATCTGGAATAGCTAAAGCAGAGAGAGAATAGCCACAGCTATTTATAGAAGCCGATCACTACCAGACTTGAGCGCTAGACTGAAAACTGTTACACCAGAGTTCAGAAAAGTCACACTCTAACAAACTAACAACCTGACACAGTGAATATAACTAATCTCAGTTAGTTTAACTAGCTATACTCCAATAGTCCAATACACTGAATAATATGTgtctgaaaaataaataaataaataaatacaagttTCCGCTTgtggaattttttttatttaaataaagtagatattttatttaaaaaataaataaactatgaGGTATTTACATAATTATATTACGAGACACATTTCGGACGCCGAGGGTATAACCATATCTCGACGTCTAAGATTCTATTCTGTGACTGAATGACATATTTTAGGTGTACTTTAGATATGTATTAAGACAAAAATTAAGTACTGACACtcaaaataatacaattttataaatatcttactatttatatatttttataaataaaatatttaaataaaaaatctccgTTTGTGCCTTGTGAGGCAGACTACATGcataatatcaaatatttttccttttcattCTAATATTTCTATACACTACAATGGTGGTAAAAACACAtggtttttttgaaaaagaaaagaatggatATATTTGCATTGTCTACTTAATCCaagtgaattatttttattttttattaaggatGTTATACgtacattaaaatttaattattaactaattttttttataaatatacaaTGATTAATTTTTCTCATGTTGTACACAGCTAGCTACTATCTTGACAAGACATAATTAGCTGTGTGATTAGAATAGAATCAAcagattttctatttttcatgcaaACTTATCCAAATAGCATAGTAGTCCTGCATCCATCATCTTTCTCAAAGCACACAActtttttggataattaataattataataaagttgTTCCGAAGGAGCACGCATGCAGAAATCTATGACCGACCTACTGCATGTATTTACAAGCACaacaaaaaacataattaagctaattttaagAGATATCTAGTATTCTTCAATATAATCATCAAGAGAATATAATTTAAGTTCCTCCACCTTCTGTCACATGCTTGATGCTTTACATATTTAAATACCGTGAAAATCTTTACTAACCattaacatatttttaattCATCATTTACAAATGCTTACCATAGTTTGTCCTAACTTATTTTGTGTAGagtaattattttgatttcttttgCTGATCACAATGCAACATTGTAGAAAAAGGCTTTTAATTAATTGGTAGAGAAAAAGAAGGGATGAACTGGACAAATGATAATCAAAACGCAAAATACACATCAAATCCGAAATTAAATTCTTTAGGGAAAAGGTAAAtatcaattattaattagttgcaaaaaattaatcatattattAGCTTTCAAGTACTCTTAAAATATGCAGAGAACTAATAATATAGGTATTATAGGACAAGTACATTAGAAGAagatactttaattttattactgATCATACAATACAATCTGATATATAGAAGCACCTATAATTAATCATCAACATAATCCTACTCTCATTAATTTGATCTGGTACAATAATAACTTCACCCAACTATGTATCTCTCTATGAAGAGTGAAGACACACAATTACTAATGGTGTAGAAGGGCATTTTAGTCTTTTCCCCGACGCAAATAAGACAAAATACGTTACTCGCTGAGCATCGCACATTGCATCGTCAATGGCGGAATCCAAAAGCGTCGTAGTTGAGTTCAGTTTCCTCTGAGCATCTCTCTGTAACGGAGAATGGAATCAACCCTCTGCAGCCTCAGCTGCTTCTTGAACCTGTTTATGAAATCGTCCGCTTTCGCGTCCACCTCCTCGTCTTCACCCGTCGACTCCCTCGTCGTCGCCGGCCTCCGCCTCTCCACCGACTCCTCATCCTCCACCCGCTCGCTATGCCCCCTCTCGCTCGCTGATTTCCTCATCTCAGCATCCTTCCGACTCGGATCCGAACCCGAACCACTTGCCTCGGCTGGTTCgggttcttcttctcctctgtaGAGGCGCGAGAAGTTCATAGACTGAAGGCGCTGCAACAGCGACGGAGTTCGTCTCAGCTGCGGTACTTCTTTCGGTTTCTCCGGCTCTTCGGATTCCGGTTGGTTGGTTTGGGCCTGGGCCTGGGCCTGGGACTGGTTATGATCTGTTTTTTCTGCATGTGATGTTTCCGTGGTTTCGTGTTTGTGgaggctgaaattgaaggacctgactCGTTCCAAAAGCGAGGATGTTCGAACGAGTTGAGGCTGAGTGAACTCGCCGGGTTCGGCAGTACTCGGCGTTGTGTCGTAGGTGTATTGATGAGTGAGTCTGAAGGATCTGACTCGTTGCAGGAGGGAGGGTGAGCGAGTGAAAGGGTGTTGGAGTTCATGTTCTTGAATTCGGTTGTTGGGGGAGGAGGTGAAGCGGGAGGTGATGGCAATGGTGCCAATGACGAGGTTGACAAAGATGAAGAGGGAAGAAGGTGTTAACCAGCTGGCTATGAGAAGCGTCACTGAAGCTGTTGGTTCTGCCATGGATGCTGTATGTGAAGAGTGAATGA is part of the Arachis duranensis cultivar V14167 chromosome 1, aradu.V14167.gnm2.J7QH, whole genome shotgun sequence genome and encodes:
- the LOC107496669 gene encoding pathogen-associated molecular patterns-induced protein A70 — protein: MAEPTASVTLLIASWLTPSSLFIFVNLVIGTIAITSRFTSSPNNRIQEHELQHPFTRSPSLLQRVRSFRLTHQYTYDTTPSTAEPGEFTQPQLVRTSSLLERVRSFNFSLHKHETTETSHAEKTDHNQSQAQAQAQTNQPESEEPEKPKEVPQLRRTPSLLQRLQSMNFSRLYRGEEEPEPAEASGSGSDPSRKDAEMRKSASERGHSERVEDEESVERRRPATTRESTGEDEEVDAKADDFINRFKKQLRLQRVDSILRYREMLRGN